GTAATCGGTTCTCGTACAGCGAGAATCGTGAGGTCTGTCAGAGCCGTCGAGTAGGTAAGGCAGCGTGATCGGTGCGAGTGGTCCAGAGGCAGCGTTGCAGTCGTGATTCTGGCTGTGTCAGCGGACAAAAGCGCAGCCAAGCTTCGAAGTGGAGACCATGAGTACTATCGCTAGCGGTGTCAAACCCAACGCGCATACGCGCGAGATCGAGGCGCAAGCCTATGCAAAAGCGACCTGGCGTTTGTTGCCGTTCCTTTTCCTGTGTTACGTCGCGGCCTATCTTGACCGCGTGAATGTCGGCTTTGCCAAGCTGCAAATGCTGAACGACCTCCAGTTCAGCGAGACCGTCTACGGTCTGGGCGCCGGGATCTTCTTCATCGGCTACTTCTTCTTCGAGGTGCCGAGCAACATCATCATGCACAAGGTCGGTGCGCGTCGCTGGATCGCGCGCATCATGATCTCGTGGGCGGTCCTCTCCGCCGCTACGCTGCTCGTGAAGACGCCGACACAGTTCTATCTCGTGCGCTTCTTCCTCGGCGTGGCCGAGGCGGGTTTCTTCCCCGGCATCGTGCTGTATCTGACGTACTGGTTCCCGGCGCAACGACGTGGCCGCATGAACGCCCTCTTCATGATTGGCATTCCCATCGCGGGCGTGTTCGGCGGGCCGCTCTCGGGCTGGATTCTCGCGGCGTTCAATGGCGTTGGCGGTTGGGCCGCATGGCAATGGCTGTTCTTCATCGAAGCCATTCCGTCGGTAATTCTGGGTGTGGTGACGCTGATGTATCTGCCGAACGGCATTCGCGCAGCGTCCTGGCTGTCGGAAGACGAGAAGGCGATTCTCGAGCACAACATTGCTCAGGACAGCGCAGGCAAGGCCGAGCAATCGGTCGCCTCGGTGTTCTCGAACGGCCGTGTGTGGCTCATGGCCGCGATCTACTTCTGCTGCATGATGGGCCTGTATGGCATCGGCTTCTACCTGCCGACGCTCATCAAGGCCAGCGGTGTGAAGAGCGCGCTCGACGTTGGCCTGCTCACCGCTATTCCTTACGCCTGTGCCGTGGTCAGCATGATTGGTGTCGCGCGTAGCTCGGACCGCACGCGTGAGCGTCGCTGGCACTTTGCCGTGGTGTCGTTTGCCGGCGCCGTGGGACTGTACCTGAGCACGGTGTGGGGTAACAACGTGCCGCTCGCGATGGTCGCCCTTTCGGTCGGCACGGCAGGCATGCTTGCCACGATGCCCGTCTTCTGGACCTACCCGAGCGCGTTGCTCGTTGGCGGTTCGGCGGCAGCGGCCATCGGCATGATCAATTCGATCGGCAACCTCGCAGGCTTCGTGAGCCCGTTCGTGATCGGCTGGCTCAAGGACGTGACGCAAAGCACCAACGCGGGCATGTACTGCGTGTCGGCGGCGCTTGCTGTTGGCGCCTTGCTGGCGCTCACGCAATCGAAGGCGCAGGTCAATCGCTGATTGATCCACGGTCTGATGGGGCGAGAGGCGGCATTGTCCGCGCTCGCATCATCGACTTGAAGCCAATAAAAAAGCTGGCATATGCCAGCTTTTTTATTAGGTGCTACCGGGCGATCCTCGCAGACCGCCCGGCGTTCGACAAACCTCGTCGAACGTTTTCCCGATGCCTTACGCCTTCGCGACGCTTTCCAGCGCGGCGTTGAACGTCTTGCTCGGGCGCATGACCTGTTCGAGCTTCTCGAAGTCCGGCTTGTAGTAGCCGCCGATGTCCGTCGACTTGCCTTGCACGTCGGCGAGTTCGCCCACGATGGTCTTCTCGTTCTCGGTCAGTTGCTTGGCCAGCGGTGCGAAGGTCTTGGCCAGATCGGCGTCGTCCGTTTGCGCGGCCAGTTCCTGCGCCCAGTACATCGCCAGATAGAACTGGCTGCCACGGTTGTCCAGCTCGCCGGTCTTCGGCGACGGATTCTTGTTGTTGTCGAGCAGCTTGCCGGTCGCAGCGTCCAGCGTCTTGGCGAGGATCTTGGCACGTTGGTTGCCCGTCTTGATGCCCAGGTCTTCCAGCGAGACGGCCAATGCCAGGAATTCGCCCAGCGAGTCCCAGCGCAGGTGGTTCTCTTCCACCAATTGCTTGACGTGCTTCGGCGCCGAACCGCCGGCACCCGTTTCGTACATGCCGCCACCTGCCATCAGCGGCACGATCGACAGCATCTTGGCGCTGGTGCCCAGTTCCATGATCGGGAACAGGTCGGTCAGATAATCGCGCAGAATGTTGCCGGTCACCGAGATGGTGTCCAGACCGCGGATCACGCGCTCAAGCGTGTAACGCATGGCGCGCACTTGCGACATGATCTGGATGTCGAGGCCATTGGTGTCGTAATCCTTCAGGTAGGTTTCGACCTTCTTGATCAGTTCGGCTTCGTGCGGACGATACGGGTCGAGCCAGAACACGGCCGGCATGCCCGAGTTGCGCACGCGATTCACAGCGAGCTTCACCCAGTCGCGGATCGGGGCGTCCTTGACCTGGCACATACGCCAGATGTCGCCGGCTTCCACGTTCTGCGAGAGCAGCACTTCGCCCGTAGCGATGTCGACGATGTTCGCCACGCCGTCTTCGGCGATTTCGAACGTCTTGTCGTGCGAGCCGTATTCTTCTGCCTTCTGCGCCATCAGGCCCACGTTCGGCACCGTACCCATCGTGGTCGGATCGAACGCGCCATTCGTCTTGCAGAAGTTGATGATTTCCTGATAAATGCGAGCGAACGTGCTTTCCGGGATCACAGCCTTCGTGTCTTTCGGACGGCCATCGGCGCCCCACATCTTGCCGCCGATGCGGATCATGGCTGGCATCGAGGCGTCGACGATCACGTCGTTCGGTGCGTGCAGGTTCGAGATGCCCTTGGCCGAGTCGACCATCGCCAGTTCCGGGCGGTGCTCGTGGCAGGCGTGCAGATCGCGGATGATCTCTTCACGCTTCGAGCTGGGCAGCGATTCGATCTTTTCGTACAGATTGACGAGACCGTTGTTGACGTTCACGCCCAGTTCGTCGAACAGCTTGCCGTGCTTTTCGAAGGCTTCCTTGTAGAAGATCTTCACGGCGTGGCCGAACACGATCGGGTGCGAGACCTTCATCATGGTGGCCTTCACGTGCAGCGAGAACATCACGCCGGTCTTGCGCGCGTCTTCCATCTGCTCTTCGTAGAACTCGCACAGCGCTTTCTTGCTCATGAACATGCTGTCGATGATTTCGCCGTCGAGCAGCGAGACCTTCGGCTTGAGCACGATTGTCTTGCCGCTCTTGGTCACGAGTTCCATCTTGACGTCACGGGCGCGGTCGAGGGTCATCGACTTTTCGCCGTGGTAGAAGTCGCCATGCTTCATGTGCGCGACGTGCGTGCGCGACGCCATGCTCCACTCGCCCATGCTGTGCGGGTGCTTCTTGGCGTAGTTCTTGACGGCGAGCGGTGCGCGGCGATCCGAGTTGCCTTCGCGCAGCACCGGGTTCACGGCCGAACCCAGGCACTTCGAGTAGCGCTTCTGGATGGCCTTTTCTTCGTCGGTCTTCGGATCTTCCGGGTAATCCGGAATCTTGTAGCCCTTCGATTGCAGTTCCTTGATGGCGCTCTGCAACTGGAACACCGACGCGCTGATGTTCGGCAGCTTGATGATGTTCGTGCTCGGGTCTTGCGTCAGACGGCCCAGCTCAGCGAGGTTATCCGGCACGCGCTGTTCTTCCGTCAGGAATTCGGGGAATTCGCCGAGGATACGGCCCGACACGGAAATGTCGCTCGTCTCGACCGACACGCCCGCCGGTGCCGTGAACGTGCGAATGATCGGGAGGAAAGAGCCGGTGGCCAGAAGCGGTGCTTCGTCGGTCAGGGTGTAGATGATGCTGGGTTGCTGCGTACTCATCGCTGGTCTCGGATTCAAGAAGCAGGGAAAGGTGGGGGAACGCCGCTGACTGAGGTGACAGTCTGCTAGCCAAGACAAATTTCCCTGATTGTGACACGGGGCGGGGGCAAAACTGAAATGCCTTTTCGTAATGTGAATGCTTATGTCTTATATAAGACTGGCTCTGAAGGTCCCATAACTTCGTGAAAAACCCCGCAACATGAGGCGGGGCTTCGGTATGGCGGGATCGGGCGTCGCAAAGAGGAAAAGCAAATGCCGATCAGATTTTTTGTTTGGTAGAAAAAATCTATGATTTCACGCGCCGGAGTGGGGCGGGGGAAGGCGAGCCATGGGAATGAGGGGGGCTCGTGTGGGGCAATTCGAGCGCACGTGTTTAGGGGGAGGGGATTTTGACGAAGGACTAATGAAAAAACCCCGGAAGCCATCGGGCGCCGGGGTTTTTTGTGTGGGCATCGATAGGAATCGCTTGCCACTTATCTGGTGGGTGGTACAGGGATTGAACCTGTGACCCCTGCCGTGTGAAGGCAGTGCTCTACCGCTGAGCTAACCACCCAAATCATTAACTAAATCAATGATCTAGTGCCGATTGCTGAAGCTTTCGTTTCGCAATCAGGAGCAGAACTTTAACTGTTTTCACAGAAGCCTGCAACCTTTCTTTTGTTCTTTTTTGCTGCCGTCGTGACGATATCTCTCGATCACTTCACGTCGTTTCTTGCGATGACTCGCAAGCAGCAAAGACAGCGATTATAGGGGCGTTTTTTTCGTTTGGGAAGGGCTTCGTGCGAAATTTTCGCAAAGTCTCGGTTCGTTCTGCACGAGCTTACGCGGCGGGCGGCGCATCGCCTTCGGGCGGTGCCGGTTCCTTGCGCCACACGCACGTTCCCTTCATGCCCTTGTCGATACCGTTAAGCACGTCGTCGTGAAGCGCGATTTCTTCGGTCGCGGCTGCGATGACCGGCAGATCGAACTGGCGCAGCGAAATCTTTTCGCGATGCGCACCTGCCTCGCCGCCATCGCTATCGTCCGCATCGATGACAAGACTTTCCTGACCGCGCGTCATGGCGAGGTAGACATCGGCGAGCAGTTCCGCGTCGAGCAATGCGCCGTGCAATGTACGGTGTGCATTGTTCACGCCGAGACGTTCGCAAAGGGCGTCGAGCGAATTGCGTCGGCCGGGGAACATCTCGCGCGCTCGCATCAGCGTGTCGATCAGGCCCGAGCAGTGCTGCATGAACGGCGGCCAACCGAGTCGGCCGTACTCCATATCGAGGAAGCCCAGGTCGAACGCTGCATTGTGGATGATGATCTCGGCTCCACGGCAATACTCGCGCAACTGTTCCGCGATTTCGGCGAACTTCGGCTTGTCGGAGAGGAATTCGGTGGTCAGCCCGTGCACCGCCAGAGCGCCCGGGTCGCTGTCGCGCTCGGGGTTGATGTAAAAGTGCAGGTTGTTGCCGGTCAGGCGGCGATTGACCAGTTCGACGCAACCGATTTCCAGCAGACGGTCGCCCGTCTTGGCGTTCAGGCCGGTGGTTTCGGTATCGAGGATCAGTTGTCGCATGATGTTCGGTAAGTCTCGTGTGCTTTCGGAATTGGCGCGCTGGGGCGATAGTGCCTCACGCAACGCGCGGAGGGTGCTTCAGGGGATCGTCGCCAGCGTGCTAACCGCGACGCAGGCTTTCCACGCCACGATTGGCCAACTGGTCGGCAGCTTCATTGCCTTCGTGTCCGGCGTGGCCCTTCACCCAGCGCCAGTCGATCTCGTGCTTCTGCGAAACGGCGTCGAGCGTCTGCCAGAGATCGGCGTTCTTCACCGGCTCCTTGGCGGCCGTCTTCCAACCGCGCGCCTTCCAGCCGTGAATCCACTCGCTGATCCCCTTTTGCACGTACTGCGAGTCGGTATGGAGCACCACATGGCAGGGTTTGTTCAGGGCTTCGAGCGCGCGAATGACGGCGAGAAGCTCCATGCGATTGTTGGTCGTGTTGGCTTCGCCACCGAACATTTCCTTGCGGTGTTTGCCCGCGACGAGCAGGGCGCCCCAACCGCCGGGGCCGGGATTGCCTTTGCAGGCACCGTCGGTATAGATCTCAACTTGCGGCAAGGTCATCTCTCAAACAATCAATCGGGCGCGTCGGTCGCTTCAGCCAACTGGCGATGCGTGGTGTTGGGCGTGGCGACCGGTGCCGCCGCTGGCTGGAGGCCGAGTATACGCTTGCGGACTTTGCCGACCAAGCGCATGCCGCGCACCCGCTTGACCGCCCGCACCGCATAGAGCGCGCCGAAGATCGGCCACCAGCGATCGCCGGCCGGCTCCATGAACTCGAAGCGTTGCAGCCAGTGGTCGCCGCGCAGGGGCGGACGGTAGCAGCCGAAGCGTCCGCGATCGATATCGAACGACAGGAGCTTGAGCCAGTCTTTCAGGCGCGTAAATGCGATGAGGTCGGCCCCGGGTGGCAGAAACGGCGCACCGGCGAGCCGGCCCAGCTCCTCGCGGGCTCCCCACAGGCTCAGATTGTTGAAGCCGGTGATGATGACCTGCCCCTCAGGAACGAGAATGCGCTCGACTTCGCGCAGGATGTCGTGAGGGTTCTCGGCAAACTCGAGCACATGCGGCAGTACCACAAGGTCGGTACTTGCCGTGGCGATGGGTAACTCGTCGAACCGGCTGACAAGAATGTCGCGGGCGACCATGACGGCGGGGCCGGCATCGCACGACGGTGTGCTGCCCGTCGTGTCGCTGGCGGCCTTGGTCATGAGCGGTGGGGCTTCGGCGCCGCGTGCGGCGGGAAGAATGAGGCCGCGATAAGGCATGCGGTTTTCGCGTAGCGTATCCAGCTCGGGACGGCCAAGTTGCAGCGCGTGATAGCCGAACAGATCCCCGACCCATTGATCGAAGAGGGCCTGTTCCCATGCAAGCGCGTAGCGGCCTGGCGGTGAGACGAGCCAGACGGGCCAGTCTATAATCGGACGTTCTGACATGGTGGCGAGTATATATGGATGCGCACGCAGATGCGGCGAGTGAGCCGTCGGCCGGTACACTGACCGTCTTCCCCGTTCCCGCGTTCCAGGACAATTATCTCTGGGTCGTCGATAACGGCAAAGATGCCGTGGTCGTCGACCCGGGCGACGCCGCGCCGGTGCTCGCTTATCTGAAATCGCGCGGCCTCACGCTGCGCGCCATTCTCATCACACACAAGCACGCTGATCACATCGGCGGTGTCGACACGCTGCTCGAGCATTTCGACGTTCCGGTGCACGGCCCGGCTCACGAAGCCATCGCTTGTGTCGATCATCCGCACGAGGGGGGCGAGACGGTTCATATCGCGTCTCCGGCCATGACGCTCAAGGTGATCGATGTGCCCGG
This window of the Pandoraea fibrosis genome carries:
- the rnhA gene encoding ribonuclease HI, giving the protein MTLPQVEIYTDGACKGNPGPGGWGALLVAGKHRKEMFGGEANTTNNRMELLAVIRALEALNKPCHVVLHTDSQYVQKGISEWIHGWKARGWKTAAKEPVKNADLWQTLDAVSQKHEIDWRWVKGHAGHEGNEAADQLANRGVESLRRG
- a CDS encoding methyltransferase domain-containing protein; this translates as MSERPIIDWPVWLVSPPGRYALAWEQALFDQWVGDLFGYHALQLGRPELDTLRENRMPYRGLILPAARGAEAPPLMTKAASDTTGSTPSCDAGPAVMVARDILVSRFDELPIATASTDLVVLPHVLEFAENPHDILREVERILVPEGQVIITGFNNLSLWGAREELGRLAGAPFLPPGADLIAFTRLKDWLKLLSFDIDRGRFGCYRPPLRGDHWLQRFEFMEPAGDRWWPIFGALYAVRAVKRVRGMRLVGKVRKRILGLQPAAAPVATPNTTHRQLAEATDAPD
- a CDS encoding MFS transporter — its product is MSTIASGVKPNAHTREIEAQAYAKATWRLLPFLFLCYVAAYLDRVNVGFAKLQMLNDLQFSETVYGLGAGIFFIGYFFFEVPSNIIMHKVGARRWIARIMISWAVLSAATLLVKTPTQFYLVRFFLGVAEAGFFPGIVLYLTYWFPAQRRGRMNALFMIGIPIAGVFGGPLSGWILAAFNGVGGWAAWQWLFFIEAIPSVILGVVTLMYLPNGIRAASWLSEDEKAILEHNIAQDSAGKAEQSVASVFSNGRVWLMAAIYFCCMMGLYGIGFYLPTLIKASGVKSALDVGLLTAIPYACAVVSMIGVARSSDRTRERRWHFAVVSFAGAVGLYLSTVWGNNVPLAMVALSVGTAGMLATMPVFWTYPSALLVGGSAAAAIGMINSIGNLAGFVSPFVIGWLKDVTQSTNAGMYCVSAALAVGALLALTQSKAQVNR
- a CDS encoding NADP-dependent isocitrate dehydrogenase: MSTQQPSIIYTLTDEAPLLATGSFLPIIRTFTAPAGVSVETSDISVSGRILGEFPEFLTEEQRVPDNLAELGRLTQDPSTNIIKLPNISASVFQLQSAIKELQSKGYKIPDYPEDPKTDEEKAIQKRYSKCLGSAVNPVLREGNSDRRAPLAVKNYAKKHPHSMGEWSMASRTHVAHMKHGDFYHGEKSMTLDRARDVKMELVTKSGKTIVLKPKVSLLDGEIIDSMFMSKKALCEFYEEQMEDARKTGVMFSLHVKATMMKVSHPIVFGHAVKIFYKEAFEKHGKLFDELGVNVNNGLVNLYEKIESLPSSKREEIIRDLHACHEHRPELAMVDSAKGISNLHAPNDVIVDASMPAMIRIGGKMWGADGRPKDTKAVIPESTFARIYQEIINFCKTNGAFDPTTMGTVPNVGLMAQKAEEYGSHDKTFEIAEDGVANIVDIATGEVLLSQNVEAGDIWRMCQVKDAPIRDWVKLAVNRVRNSGMPAVFWLDPYRPHEAELIKKVETYLKDYDTNGLDIQIMSQVRAMRYTLERVIRGLDTISVTGNILRDYLTDLFPIMELGTSAKMLSIVPLMAGGGMYETGAGGSAPKHVKQLVEENHLRWDSLGEFLALAVSLEDLGIKTGNQRAKILAKTLDAATGKLLDNNKNPSPKTGELDNRGSQFYLAMYWAQELAAQTDDADLAKTFAPLAKQLTENEKTIVGELADVQGKSTDIGGYYKPDFEKLEQVMRPSKTFNAALESVAKA
- the dnaQ gene encoding DNA polymerase III subunit epsilon, with translation MRQLILDTETTGLNAKTGDRLLEIGCVELVNRRLTGNNLHFYINPERDSDPGALAVHGLTTEFLSDKPKFAEIAEQLREYCRGAEIIIHNAAFDLGFLDMEYGRLGWPPFMQHCSGLIDTLMRAREMFPGRRNSLDALCERLGVNNAHRTLHGALLDAELLADVYLAMTRGQESLVIDADDSDGGEAGAHREKISLRQFDLPVIAAATEEIALHDDVLNGIDKGMKGTCVWRKEPAPPEGDAPPAA